The Pontibacter pudoricolor genome contains a region encoding:
- the truA gene encoding tRNA pseudouridine(38-40) synthase TruA, whose amino-acid sequence MRYFFHISYKGTNYKGWQRHPYGLSVQEVIEDALSKILKRPVAIVGCGRTDAGVHASQFFFHLDVAEPWEFDMLFRLNKVLPDDIAVFDIMPMEGLPHARFDATARSYDYFIHTYKDPFLSNGSSLYLLHNLNLEAMKAANALLLRYTDYRNFCLTPADQESTLCYVTEARWFITENGDRLRFRISANRYLSRMIRIVVGQLLKVGNGTLPVAEFERYLRCESAPKHLAPAYPQGLYLSKVTYPYLDLPTRSTFTTIAHTPDSTAWLEV is encoded by the coding sequence TTGCGTTATTTCTTCCATATCAGTTATAAGGGCACCAACTATAAAGGCTGGCAGCGCCACCCCTATGGCCTGAGCGTGCAGGAAGTAATAGAAGACGCTCTCTCTAAAATACTGAAAAGACCCGTGGCTATAGTTGGGTGCGGCCGTACCGATGCAGGGGTGCATGCCAGTCAGTTCTTTTTTCATCTGGATGTAGCGGAGCCGTGGGAATTTGATATGCTGTTCCGGTTAAATAAGGTGTTGCCCGATGACATTGCCGTTTTTGACATTATGCCCATGGAAGGCCTGCCTCATGCCCGGTTTGATGCCACAGCCAGAAGTTACGATTACTTTATACACACCTACAAAGACCCTTTTCTGAGCAACGGGAGTTCGCTTTACCTGCTGCATAACCTGAACCTGGAGGCTATGAAAGCGGCTAACGCCCTGCTCCTGCGCTATACAGACTACCGGAATTTTTGCCTTACGCCTGCCGACCAGGAAAGTACTTTATGCTATGTAACAGAAGCCCGTTGGTTTATCACCGAAAATGGCGACAGGCTGCGTTTCCGGATCTCGGCTAACAGGTACCTGAGCAGGATGATCCGCATTGTAGTTGGCCAGCTGCTGAAAGTGGGGAACGGCACGCTACCTGTAGCTGAATTTGAAAGGTACCTTCGCTGCGAGTCCGCTCCAAAACATTTAGCCCCCGCCTACCCGCAGGGGCTCTATCTTTCTAAAGTTACTTATCCTTACCTCGACCTACCCACCCGCAGTACTTTTACAACTATAGCGCACACCCCGGATTCAACTGCCTGGCTGGAAGTTTAA